The Camelus dromedarius isolate mCamDro1 chromosome 23, mCamDro1.pat, whole genome shotgun sequence nucleotide sequence GGTGGCTGAAGAGAGTATTTTGTTAGGGTGAATAAACAAAGGTTAAGACAGAGCAAAGGAGAGCCCACCAAAGAAGGGAGACAGGCAGTGAGAAAGAGATTTCTTCTGGAACACAGGTCCATAGTCAGTTTAGGACGCAAGAAAGACACGGATTCATACAGAGGAGCAGGAAGCAGGTTTCTCTGGAGATTAGAATCCCCGGAGGAGCAGCAGGACCGGGGGTCGAACATCCCTGTGTCAGGGGCCTTGAGAGGTAGTTTCAAGAAAGGGAGGGACCCTGACCAACCTGAGAGGACAGCCAATGTGATGCTGGAAGCTAGAGCTTAGGTGTGACAGTGGcactggccccaccccagagggATGTGGCTGGTCAAACAGtagcagggagggaagaagatgggtggggaagggagcaggggaagAGCATGACGAACCTTCACCTTCTCAGCTCAGACTGTGAAGCCTGTCATGAGATAGTGAATCATTTCCAAGAAGTCACTTTATGGTTGTCAAAGCCGTTTATGGACATCTTTCTAAAATAATGctattcttctctctctctccccacttccttccttccttatttcctcccttcatttcttccttctttccctcccttcctctttccctccttccttcatcctttcctttcGCCCTCCCCTGTCTGCATCTATACATCTAGCAGGGAAAATGATCATTGCTCATTACCTGAGCATCTAATAGACATTGCGTGAGGTTACAGGGCAACCAGGGCTTTGGAGAACTGGTGCAAGGGGATCCTGGTGGTGGCTGTGCCTGGGATTCGGGTTCATGGGAGGAAACAGAGGTAGAGCAGTGGGAAGGGAGGAGCTGTTCACATTCCTGAGTTCTAAGGGTGTTTGGATTTCCCAGGGGCCACACCTAATAAGAGACTGTGCATTGAGGTCAGTTTTGGGTTGGTGACCTCTGTTTCATCTTATCCTAATCAGAGGATGTGACTGGAGTGTGAACTCAGAGAAGGAGAGCTTTCTTGTTCTTTGTCACTCCAGAGAAGAGAGATTCCATGAGAAGCAGGATCTTCAGGGCTGTGCCATCATGTTGGACAGATGCAGCCAATCCTGCCTGTCCTCCCCAGTAGCATCTGCTCGCTGTGGCGAACATCGCACATCAAGGGTCTCTCCAGAGTGATGCGCTTCCAAAGGAGGCAGCTggtcctctcctttcctcttccaggCCTGAGTCCACTGAGAGATGGGGTATCAGCGACTCACATATTGCCTCCATCCCCGGGGCCTCCAGTAGGACCAGTAATACCTAGTGTTCATCTCCTCACCCACTGAGGAAACAAAAATGCTCAACACACTTACTTGGAGCTAAACATTAGGGTCCTGTCCAAGAAGCATGGTTATTTCTGGTCCCAGAAGCCTGGAACTTCTCCCTGAGTTAACTCATTGCCACCCAAGAATCCTGTTGCCCGTAGCAACCACACCACAAAGGGTAGACAGTGAGGACAGACACAAATGACATCATTGTCAAAcaataaatagcaaaaaaaaaaccaaaaaccagttAAGCCAGAGGTTTTCATTACAAAAGCTGGAATGAAGATAGATTAGCCGCCCCCAAATCCCGCTTCCTCTTATTCTGCATAAAACGCCAGCTGGCCAGAGACGCCTAACCAGACCCGAGAGGCCAGACAGCTCGAACTGCTCTGCATACCAGGTGAGACTCCCCACTGGGATTTTCTTAATATTTGCCCAAGGGCGTTTTATTTTGGTTGGGATCTCTTTGCCATGCTGCggtatatttatttcaaatgcgAAATAATTTGTGTTTAAGGTGACGACAGCTCTTTTTGACTTCTCACTTTAGATTACAGCTGTGGGACTTGGGGTCAGAAAAGGGGAGTGGTTtctgttgatcatcttttcagtTAGCAGGAGGATATAGACTACAGCCCATGTCCAGGGCACTTTCGGTGACACTTTAGTACCCTCTCTAATTAATATTGAGAATATGCAATGTTGAAGGCACTGCATTGGCAATGCAGATTCAAAAGATATGTTTTTCTTTACTCCAGGAACCTACAATCCATCAGAGAACATGATACATAGGTGAAATTTGCAAACATGCTACATGTAAAGTAATTAGTGGAGAGGGCGAGGCAGGTACTGTGCTGTGACAAGATGAGAAAATGACTTAGAATCTGGCAGAGAGCCTCTGGGAGGAGAGCCATGAGGGGTGAGCATGTGTGGACAAGCAGTAACAAAATGGAAAGCCTTCCAGAAAGTGTGCACAGAGAAGACGATGTGAACAGAGGCTCTTAGGTGGAAGCACATGGGCTCAGGGGTTTTCCTGCGGGAGCTGAGGCACTCTGCATGGTGGACATCAGAGGGTAGACTCCAGGCTTTGAACCTGATCCCCCTTTCAAATGATTGAAAACCTGGGACTTGGACCAATCCTAGCAGCCTGGCGTGATGTTGCTAATGTAGGTCTTCAGAGTcaccaggaggagaggaagcacAGGGAGAGAGGCTCCCCGCCCCTGGAGCAGAATAAGGCAGCGTGCCGCTCCTCCTCTTGAAAGTGGACAGGAACCCCCCAAGTTTCCTTTGATCTCAAATTcagggaaacaaaaataaagagaagagaagCTCTTATTTCTGAAGGTGCATGAAACAAGACATTTGTCATTAGACTTGGCTTCCTCCTTGTTTTACCAAAACACTGAGTCAGCTTTTCTGTCTCCAGGTCCAGCCTCCTTGGAAGCATGAGTTCCTACCAGCAGAAGCAGCCCTGCAACCCACCCCCTCAGCCTCAGGAGCAGCAGGTGAAGCAGCCCTGCCAGCCGCCTCCTCCTCAAGAACCATTTGTCCCCATAACCGAGGAGCCATGCCGCCCCAAAGCTCCACAGCCGGGCAGCACCAAGGTTCCAGAGCCAAGCCATCTCACCATAGTTGAGCCATATGACACCAAAAATCCTAAGCCAGTCTACCCCACGGTTCCTCAGCCTGGAAAACCCGATGTAGCAGAGCCATGCCCCCCACCAGTCATTCCAGACACAACCCAGAAGAAGACCGGCCAGAAGTAACGTGGTCCACATCCTTGCTCTTCAGGAGCCCCCGCCAGATGCCGAATACCTTCTTCCCTTCTGATTCTGTGTCTTCATTGTGTAGACCTTGTCTTCAGTATTTTCTCACCCTCAGTCACAGCCTCTCTCTTACCTGCATCCTAAAAATATGTGCTATAAGGTTTTCCTTACACACTCTGAAGAGACCTCTGAGCTCTGAATTATGCAGAAGACCTTAGCAGCTTTGCTGGTCCTCAGTTGCTCAGGGTTCATCTGAAGGGGGAACCTGGATGGAAAGAAATGTATGTCTCCTTTTCTGCCACTACTAAAACACTGTTAAGCACACTCCTGGCTGTTTGTGTCATTGGGTGACTGTGCCCCATTCCCTGCTATCCCTTCATGAGTGGGAcctggagacagagagaagttGGTGTAGATGTCCTCTGTCTCCTGCTGGTACCCTGTGCTTCCATCAGGGTGTGATTGCATCTAGGGCCTCCCCTGGAACGCCAGCAGCTGTTGTGCAGTAGAGGCCAGAGCCTGTCACTTTGGGCAGCCATGCCTGGAGCAGGGCTCTTCTCTGGCCCTGGACTCAGTTATGCCTGCTCCAAGCCACCTCTCATCCTGAGAACCCTGTCCCCAAGGCTCCTGTTATTcaacaacaacatcaaaaaaaaaaaaaaaaaaaaaaacgcgaAAACATCACTCCTACATACTTGAACCCGTTATTCTGgttttattctctcatttttacCTTACAGATACCCAACACATAGAGACACCCGCACACAAGGAGACATATCCATTGTAAACAGGCACACACTCATGATTTGACCCATGGGCCTCATATAATTAACACTTCTACTCAAGTCCTTCCTAGCCTTCCCACTTCTAACCACAAAGAGCAGTGATCATCAGAGGGGTCCTAGTGTCCTGAAGTGACGCTTCTATTTTGACGCACTTAGTCAAGGCTCCCTGACCCGCGTTCTTGATACATACACACGCCCGAGGCTATAAGTTAGGGCCCAGTTGTctcctttgtgtttctttctcctGGTGCTTCCAAAGCTTTAGGAAGGGTGCTGATTGTGGCATGCTACCTTGTCTGCTGAGCCACTTCTCCAGCCTTTCATAAAGTTCCTCCTTGGGCATTCTACCCGAACACTGGCCATTTGGATGTCACTTTCCATTAGGGCTGAAGCTTCACAAATGAGTTCCAGGAATTAAGGGACATTTCATTTGTAATGTTATCCAAGGCCAAATTCAGAGTTGTACAGGGTTCTGTAACAGTTGCCGGAAGCAGCAGCATCCTTCTGGCCTGACTACTCACAGCTATTGTTTGTTGCAGGAGAGATATTTTGTCCAGTGTCTTAGATGGATTGTGCCTCTACCCATCTGGCAAAACTGGGGTTGACAGTGAGTGCAGCTGCATTGTCTGCTGTTTGAACTAGTTCTCTCGTCCTGTACCTAGGTAACCTTGCCCTGAGTGAATGAGAATGGGCTGAGGGGAAGGCACTTGCCAGACTGGTATTGCTCTTGGCAATCTGGACCAGCACAGCAGCTGAACTTAATATCCCTTTCCAAAGGCGAAAAAGTTTAGGTTCAAATCAGTGGCAGaaggacagaaggagaaatagTAGCAGAGGACAGAAgactgaataaatatattatgCAAAGAGGAAAATCCAACATTACCTTGCTTCCTTGAGAGAGgctcagaccaaaaaaaaaaaaaaaacaggtgattTTCTCTTAGCAATTATACCAGATGCTCGAGAGGGTGCGACCATGTGTTAGCTGAGACTACCCCTGCTTTTGGaactttataaaattaaacagaatttttaaaacctgagtGGCATCATCTGGAAGATATTTTGACTACACAGTATGATGGTGAGCTGTACCAATTATTAACGACCGAGCAGAACTGTAGTAATGTGCCAGTGTTTTCTGACGCTTGTTTTCCAGGATACACGTACTGCCAAAGATATTATTGGGGGTGGAATTACCAGGAACTACTCCTATGGGGCCATCTAACAATGTAGCATATAATTCCCTGCAGACTGATCACTACATAACTATAAATCTTGATGACTGAATGCTTAGAGATTTCAGTTATGTTGGACTATTATGTTCAGTTGTAATGGACAACATGTAGCAGTATAAATATCATCTTTTTTGTTATGGATGcaaagcaaataaacagaataGGAAAAGATGATGGGTTTGATGGGATTAAAGACATAGGCATATCATGGTGGATCTAAATTACGCTGAGGAGTGGTCCCGCCT carries:
- the LOC105093916 gene encoding cornifin codes for the protein MSSYQQKQPCNPPPQPQEQQVKQPCQPPPPQEPFVPITEEPCRPKAPQPGSTKVPEPSHLTIVEPYDTKNPKPVYPTVPQPGKPDVAEPCPPPVIPDTTQKKTGQK